Proteins from a genomic interval of Niabella soli DSM 19437:
- a CDS encoding SusD/RagB family nutrient-binding outer membrane lipoprotein: MKIITRYTLFAISFLMLWGCTKKFDAINTNPNSSLDSRADWLATSMLNSVTAGDISSTKSFMQPFMLGKYILWSEDQESYQYNSLGQAGFGRIVVLRNVAPMLKYAKTLGDPAQYSSYLGLAHFLRAWQFFQTTMQVGDIPYTDALKGETDKDVRPAYDAQKTVFLGILKELDQADSAFANGGTFAGDFIYNGSAAKWRRLSNSFQLYVLMNLYKKTNDNDLNVIQRFKDVASRPLMQSYADNFAVTYIDAKGSSYPWSKTSKQNNSFTIYPMVSSTLIDSLKANNDRRLFYYAEPSDSLKKKGFTADNFNSYLGIEPSDAYSKTTASRSNGAFSDVNKRYVDLYNAEPVGLFNYWDQQFILAEATVRGWITGGTAQSYYAAGIQSSMNFLANFTPANYTHGMAMDPAYITAYPATVALTGTAENQIKQIITQKFLAGFLQGADYNAWYEFRRTGYPLFKLNTSTNLNTPSNQFPVRWTYPQTELNNNAANYKTAIQSQYSGIDDVNQVMWLLK; the protein is encoded by the coding sequence ATGAAAATTATTACTCGTTATACATTATTCGCAATATCATTTCTGATGCTTTGGGGCTGTACGAAAAAGTTTGATGCAATCAATACAAACCCTAACTCATCATTGGATTCCAGGGCAGACTGGCTGGCCACTTCAATGCTCAATTCTGTCACCGCCGGTGATATCAGCAGTACCAAAAGTTTTATGCAACCTTTCATGCTTGGGAAATATATCTTATGGTCAGAAGATCAGGAATCTTATCAGTATAATTCTCTTGGTCAGGCAGGCTTTGGCAGAATCGTTGTCTTAAGAAATGTAGCGCCTATGCTGAAATATGCAAAGACATTGGGTGATCCGGCGCAATATTCTTCTTACCTGGGATTAGCACATTTTCTGAGAGCATGGCAGTTTTTCCAAACAACCATGCAGGTAGGCGATATTCCCTACACCGATGCATTAAAAGGAGAAACTGATAAGGACGTGAGGCCGGCATACGATGCGCAAAAAACGGTATTCCTCGGCATTCTGAAAGAGTTGGATCAGGCAGACAGTGCCTTTGCGAACGGTGGCACTTTTGCCGGTGATTTTATTTACAATGGAAGTGCCGCCAAATGGCGCAGGCTTTCCAATAGCTTTCAACTTTACGTTCTGATGAATTTATACAAGAAAACGAATGACAATGACCTAAACGTTATTCAAAGATTCAAGGACGTTGCATCCCGCCCGCTAATGCAAAGCTACGCCGATAATTTTGCGGTTACATATATCGATGCAAAAGGCTCCAGCTATCCCTGGAGTAAAACTTCAAAACAAAACAACAGTTTTACTATTTATCCGATGGTTTCCTCAACGTTGATTGATTCATTGAAAGCCAATAATGACCGGAGATTATTTTATTACGCTGAACCATCTGATTCTTTAAAAAAGAAAGGTTTTACAGCAGATAACTTTAATTCATATCTTGGGATTGAGCCGTCTGACGCTTATTCCAAAACCACAGCAAGCCGCTCTAACGGCGCCTTTTCAGACGTGAATAAACGTTATGTAGACTTGTACAATGCCGAGCCGGTGGGCCTGTTTAATTATTGGGATCAGCAGTTCATCCTAGCAGAAGCTACAGTAAGAGGTTGGATAACTGGTGGCACGGCGCAGAGTTATTATGCCGCAGGTATCCAGAGCTCTATGAATTTCCTGGCAAACTTTACGCCAGCAAACTACACACATGGAATGGCGATGGACCCTGCCTACATTACTGCTTATCCGGCAACCGTTGCCCTCACCGGCACTGCCGAAAACCAGATAAAGCAGATCATCACTCAAAAATTCCTTGCAGGGTTTCTCCAGGGAGCAGATTATAATGCCTGGTACGAGTTCAGGAGAACGGGGTACCCGCTGTTTAAGTTGAATACCTCCACTAATCTGAATACCCCCAGTAACCAGTTCCCAGTAAGATGGACCTATCCACAAACGGAGCTCAACAACAACGCAGCCAATTACAAAACAGCCATTCAATCTCAATATAGTGGTATTGATGATGTGAATCAGGTGATGTGGCTATTAAAGTAG
- a CDS encoding phosphocholine-specific phospholipase C, translated as MPIDFSRRDFLKNTGLLAGGAGVFSTLPASIQKALAINPAKGSGFEDAEHIVLLMQENRSFDHCFGSLKGVRGFNDPRVLKLANGSPVWLQTDQKKNSYLPFRLNMQQTKITWMGGLPHSWKDQVDARNKGQYDQWLIAKKTGYKGFEGQPMTMGYYTREDIPFNYALADAFTVCDQHFCSSLTGTTPNRLYFWTGALRKDGAAQNPALVRNEESDYGAESEWKTIPELLQDNGISWKVYQNEISLPSGLDGDADAWLSNFTDNPLEWFTQFKVRRSTKYESYLVQHLALLDKKLTGLEQQATQHPEDPKKQKALDEMRRQKKYKTAELERCRKELATPLSDYDQVLHNNAFAINDFDPDYRHTETFEYNDHGQQRKMQVPKSDVLANFRKDVKEGKLPAVSWLVAPQYFSDHPSAPWFGAWYVSEVLDILTHNEDLWKKTIFILTYDENDGYFDHVPPFTAPDYRNPATGAVSAGIKNIDKEFVTMDDELRQKGIQKNNAREGSIGLGYRVPFVVASPWTRGGYVNSQLFDHTSVVQFIENFASRKTGKKIQISNMSEWRRAVCGDLSSVFRPYNGEPIRQPEFLKRNAYLQRIDEAKYRPIPKDIRPLATGEIETLQADFKKTAAYFKQEPGAKPSNALPYELYADGNLDETKQNMLIRLEAGTGFFKRRSMGSPFSLYAYLPYADINGQKIINRNWSLSVAAGEKLEYKIPLNGFEGTAYHLALFGPNGFYRELKGHSGEELITVTFGYRNSPDKKFGQAQVTIHNHSAKQQQVTIKDNSYGQQGIQKSIGPNAAVTLILSLEKSYGWYDCSVFLQSDQRFERKFAGRVENGKESFSDPLLSGR; from the coding sequence ATGCCCATAGATTTCTCCCGAAGGGATTTTTTAAAAAATACCGGTCTGCTCGCCGGCGGTGCAGGCGTTTTTTCCACCCTCCCGGCATCCATACAAAAAGCCCTGGCCATCAATCCGGCTAAAGGATCCGGTTTTGAAGATGCCGAGCATATTGTGTTGCTGATGCAGGAGAACCGCTCGTTCGACCATTGTTTTGGTTCCTTAAAAGGCGTTCGGGGGTTTAACGACCCGCGGGTTTTAAAACTCGCGAACGGCAGCCCTGTATGGTTGCAGACCGATCAGAAAAAAAACAGCTATCTCCCCTTCCGGCTCAATATGCAGCAAACAAAGATCACCTGGATGGGCGGCCTGCCCCACTCCTGGAAAGACCAGGTGGATGCACGTAATAAAGGACAATACGATCAATGGCTGATCGCCAAAAAAACAGGGTACAAAGGCTTTGAAGGACAACCCATGACGATGGGCTATTATACCCGTGAAGACATTCCTTTTAACTATGCCCTGGCTGATGCCTTCACCGTTTGCGATCAGCATTTTTGCTCTTCTTTAACCGGTACCACACCCAATCGCCTGTATTTCTGGACTGGTGCACTGCGGAAGGACGGGGCGGCACAAAACCCTGCTTTGGTGCGTAATGAAGAATCGGATTATGGCGCTGAATCGGAATGGAAGACAATACCTGAATTATTGCAGGATAATGGCATCAGTTGGAAGGTATACCAGAATGAGATCAGCCTCCCTTCGGGTCTTGATGGCGACGCCGATGCCTGGCTAAGCAATTTTACGGATAACCCGCTGGAATGGTTTACGCAATTTAAAGTACGCCGCTCCACCAAATATGAAAGTTACCTGGTACAGCACCTGGCCCTGTTGGATAAGAAGCTGACCGGGCTGGAACAACAGGCAACACAACATCCGGAAGATCCCAAAAAACAAAAAGCGCTCGACGAAATGCGCAGGCAAAAAAAATACAAAACAGCCGAGCTGGAACGCTGCCGTAAAGAACTGGCTACTCCGCTCAGCGACTATGACCAGGTACTACATAACAATGCTTTTGCCATCAATGATTTTGACCCCGATTATCGCCACACCGAAACATTCGAATACAACGACCATGGCCAGCAACGGAAGATGCAGGTACCCAAATCGGATGTGCTGGCCAATTTCCGCAAAGATGTAAAAGAAGGGAAACTGCCTGCCGTTTCCTGGCTGGTAGCCCCGCAGTATTTTTCCGATCATCCTTCTGCACCCTGGTTTGGCGCCTGGTATGTTTCAGAAGTGTTAGATATACTAACACACAATGAAGACCTTTGGAAAAAAACGATCTTTATTCTTACCTATGATGAAAATGATGGTTATTTTGATCATGTGCCACCCTTTACGGCACCGGACTACCGCAATCCGGCCACGGGCGCGGTGTCAGCAGGAATTAAAAACATTGATAAGGAATTTGTAACAATGGATGATGAGCTCCGGCAAAAGGGCATACAAAAAAATAATGCCCGTGAAGGGTCCATTGGTTTGGGCTATCGCGTGCCTTTTGTAGTGGCCAGTCCTTGGACAAGAGGCGGCTATGTAAACTCCCAACTATTTGACCACACTTCTGTAGTGCAGTTCATTGAAAATTTTGCCTCCCGCAAAACAGGCAAAAAAATACAGATCTCCAATATGTCTGAATGGCGGCGGGCCGTTTGCGGCGACCTGTCTTCCGTTTTCCGGCCCTATAACGGCGAACCCATCCGGCAGCCTGAATTTTTAAAACGGAACGCTTACCTGCAGCGTATTGATGAGGCAAAATATCGCCCCATTCCAAAGGACATCCGGCCGCTTGCTACAGGTGAAATTGAAACCCTGCAAGCTGATTTTAAAAAGACTGCTGCTTATTTCAAACAGGAACCGGGAGCTAAGCCTTCCAATGCACTTCCTTATGAACTTTATGCCGATGGCAACCTGGATGAAACCAAACAAAATATGCTCATCCGGCTCGAAGCGGGCACCGGTTTTTTTAAACGCCGGTCAATGGGCAGCCCCTTCTCTTTATATGCTTACCTGCCCTATGCGGATATCAACGGTCAGAAAATTATTAACCGCAACTGGTCGCTTTCCGTGGCTGCTGGTGAAAAGCTGGAATATAAGATCCCGTTAAATGGATTTGAAGGAACCGCTTATCACCTGGCGCTGTTTGGCCCCAACGGGTTTTACCGGGAGTTGAAAGGGCATTCAGGGGAAGAGCTTATTACGGTAACTTTCGGGTACCGGAACAGCCCCGATAAAAAATTTGGACAAGCACAGGTAACGATTCACAATCATTCAGCAAAGCAGCAACAGGTAACCATAAAAGATAACAGTTACGGGCAACAAGGCATTCAAAAAAGCATTGGCCCAAACGCCGCTGTTACGCTTATTCTTTCACTGGAAAAAAGTTATGGATGGTATGATTGCTCCGTCTTCTTACAATCTGATCAACGCTTTGAACGAAAATTTGCAGGGAGAGTAGAAAACGGAAAGGAATCTTTTAGTGATCCTCTGTTATCGGGGCGGTAA
- a CDS encoding Crp/Fnr family transcriptional regulator, with amino-acid sequence MSNALIRNIEKLVALDAAAVDNILAVCKYKTIKKKDFFLQEGEVQRSLVFVAEGCLRSYSIDENGFEHILQFAPPGWWIGDMRSSLDQTPASLNIDAVDESEVVLIAMKDLEKLYDTVPMLDRFFRILSERSLAAQQHRVIDALSLSAKERYNNFCSQYPSLITCLPQKYVASYIGITPEFLSKMLKQPVKK; translated from the coding sequence ATGAGCAATGCATTGATCCGGAATATTGAAAAGCTGGTTGCCCTGGATGCTGCTGCGGTAGACAATATCCTCGCGGTATGCAAGTACAAAACCATCAAGAAAAAAGATTTTTTCCTCCAGGAGGGAGAAGTGCAACGCTCGCTTGTATTTGTTGCGGAGGGGTGCCTGAGGAGCTATTCAATAGATGAGAATGGCTTTGAGCATATTTTGCAGTTTGCCCCGCCGGGATGGTGGATCGGCGATATGCGCAGTTCGCTGGATCAAACACCAGCCTCGTTAAATATTGATGCAGTTGATGAAAGCGAAGTAGTGCTAATTGCAATGAAGGACCTGGAGAAATTGTATGATACCGTTCCAATGCTTGACCGCTTTTTCCGGATACTTTCGGAGCGATCGCTGGCGGCCCAGCAACACCGCGTTATTGATGCACTAAGTCTTAGCGCCAAAGAACGCTATAATAATTTCTGCAGTCAATACCCTTCGTTAATTACCTGTCTTCCTCAAAAATACGTGGCTTCTTATATTGGTATTACACCGGAGTTTTTAAGCAAGATGCTGAAGCAGCCGGTAAAGAAATAG
- a CDS encoding RNA polymerase sigma factor — translation MNFKLKLQFSPQKKTVYSRLLQNALDNRLHAMPSAQKSSRSIPFIIYSCKFGPMGPADSWYTNYKARLFALACHFGYTTEEAEDIVHQFFLDLLQKELPNDIKNPEAYLVTAFKRRLIDLHRANRRKGQVSDIENFYLPSAQDIIEQLETDEVLMHRITEAYKKLPARYRRVIYMKYYQGYSTEKIVSLTGFTQQTVYNNLSKGIQHLRQHLKKERLFAKLANFIFLPFI, via the coding sequence ATGAATTTTAAGCTGAAACTGCAGTTTTCCCCGCAGAAGAAAACGGTTTACTCCCGCCTCCTACAGAACGCTTTAGACAATCGTTTGCATGCAATGCCGTCCGCACAAAAAAGCAGCAGATCCATTCCTTTTATAATTTATTCCTGTAAGTTTGGCCCAATGGGCCCGGCTGATTCATGGTATACCAACTATAAAGCAAGGCTATTTGCCCTTGCCTGCCACTTCGGGTACACTACCGAAGAAGCAGAGGATATTGTGCACCAGTTTTTTTTGGACCTGCTGCAAAAGGAGCTCCCCAACGATATTAAGAACCCCGAAGCTTACCTGGTAACGGCCTTTAAAAGAAGGCTCATTGATCTGCACCGGGCAAACCGGCGCAAGGGGCAGGTGTCGGACATCGAAAATTTTTACCTCCCCTCCGCCCAGGACATTATTGAACAATTGGAAACGGATGAAGTATTGATGCACCGGATCACTGAGGCCTATAAAAAACTGCCTGCCCGGTACCGCCGGGTTATTTACATGAAATACTACCAGGGGTACTCTACCGAAAAAATCGTTTCCCTTACCGGGTTCACCCAGCAAACGGTTTATAATAATCTGTCGAAAGGTATCCAGCATCTGCGGCAACATTTAAAAAAGGAGCGGCTGTTTGCCAAACTGGCCAATTTCATTTTCCTGCCCTTTATTTAA
- a CDS encoding FecR family protein, with protein sequence MVYTVEELAINDSFIAWCTGQNEKDIAFWNDYLYQHPEQLLILEEARKLVLGLSYMLQKKQNELSADKIRPQHDLYVVPGKAHADPFSKPYAPNFSRTGRRKVRMAAAAVLLLLGSGAWFLHQESIRQDKRAGGTASTLSIPAPGDNIRAKNGEYKTLILADGTKVTLNAQSELSVSKAFGTKDRNVRLTGEAFFEVAHNRQLPFIVQVAKYKIKAVGTKFNVKAYSNDGYSETSLLEGKVQILVNNRGQDEVYKTLQVNQKFVLNNPATADAAQPEQQEVVPLSYDDANQNIETAWVDHFLTFDNTPLTEIKNILERKYNTTIVIENTDVSKYHYTASFQNENIDEVLKALQLSYPFSYKKDGTKIIITK encoded by the coding sequence ATGGTCTATACAGTTGAAGAGCTTGCAATTAATGACTCGTTTATTGCCTGGTGCACGGGACAAAACGAAAAGGATATTGCCTTTTGGAATGATTACCTCTACCAGCATCCTGAGCAATTATTAATCCTTGAAGAAGCGCGGAAGCTGGTACTGGGGTTGAGCTATATGCTTCAAAAAAAGCAGAATGAGCTATCGGCTGATAAAATCCGGCCCCAGCACGACCTCTATGTAGTTCCGGGAAAAGCCCATGCAGATCCTTTTAGTAAACCCTACGCCCCCAACTTTTCCCGTACGGGAAGGCGAAAAGTGCGGATGGCGGCGGCAGCCGTGTTACTGCTGCTGGGATCCGGCGCTTGGTTTTTGCACCAAGAATCCATTCGTCAGGACAAAAGGGCCGGCGGCACGGCATCCACCCTTTCCATACCCGCGCCAGGGGATAATATCCGTGCTAAAAACGGTGAATACAAAACACTGATACTCGCAGACGGCACAAAAGTGACGCTCAATGCGCAGTCTGAATTATCGGTTTCAAAGGCATTTGGAACAAAAGACCGCAATGTGCGTTTGACCGGGGAAGCCTTCTTTGAAGTGGCGCATAACCGGCAACTACCGTTTATTGTACAGGTGGCTAAGTATAAAATAAAAGCGGTGGGAACCAAGTTCAACGTGAAAGCCTATTCGAATGATGGCTACAGCGAGACCTCACTGCTGGAAGGCAAAGTACAGATCCTTGTTAATAACCGTGGGCAGGATGAAGTGTACAAAACGTTACAGGTAAATCAAAAATTTGTGTTGAACAATCCGGCAACGGCAGACGCGGCTCAGCCGGAGCAACAGGAGGTTGTGCCCTTATCTTATGATGACGCCAACCAAAATATAGAAACAGCCTGGGTAGACCATTTCCTGACTTTTGACAATACCCCGCTTACTGAAATTAAGAATATTCTGGAGCGGAAATATAATACCACGATCGTTATCGAAAATACCGACGTGTCAAAATACCATTATACTGCAAGCTTCCAAAACGAAAATATCGACGAAGTGCTAAAAGCCTTACAGCTTTCTTACCCATTCTCTTATAAAAAAGACGGAACAAAAATCATCATCACTAAATAA
- a CDS encoding SusC/RagA family TonB-linked outer membrane protein, translating to MKKSVYVKKWPGRLLKKLLFMKLCIALVLITASQVAARTGYSQESISLKMEDASLSAVLKTIQKKSDYRFVYSNKVVDDIGTINIKVVNTPVLDLVSRILNGSALEFQQMDNKLIVIREKAGERKNIMVKGVVTNAKGEPVAGATVSSNKGKATITNDAGAYSIEVSEFDELTFSYVGYTTQVIKVNSQGTINVILQEANRALEEVVVTALGIKRQEKALGYATQKVGGSAVQAVKTVDLGTSLTGQVSGLVVKNTTEFNKTPGIQLRGETPLLVINGVPYGNMSLRDVPADDIETIDVLKGATASALYGSRGGAGAIMITTKSGKGKGFAIDVNSNNMFTLGYTAIPKVQTSYGHGLDGKIATDYVWGPKLDRGDSALQWNPVTKQSQMMPLVSSGRDNLKNFLQTGVISNNNISVTQSGDNGFFRAGLNYIYNKGEWPNARLQIINYTMSGQMKLGKKFDLSASMGYTWQQSPQNVGGGYDNQGYLYQMLMWTGPDYDIRQYRDYWVTPNLKQNWLYDAWYDNPWLIAYEKLLSNQNNKLNSSLTANYSFTPHLKLMFRTGYDYYSNETTQRNPANVNSDRGGFSTSGLFRDNLAWGFSTNNDLILTYDRNFGKFGLNALAGGSVYYYEDRMQGAATANGLSIPGWYSLANAAPSTAVGVNSINNSYSFYRKQTNGAYGKASFSYDNGVYLDITGRNDWASTQQASQRSYFYPSAGLSFILSRYLKLPDWVDLLKLRGSWTISKNVLDVYSTNRSFSSGTSFGLISNSYPSNLLGESLLPSTNRTWETGIASYLFKSRLHVDATYFAKLYYNRQVSASVSGASGFTSTLVNTNETYARRGMEITVDGDAIKTGKFKWHSTINWSYDHKYWVNLDSVYTTDDNWHKKNIRLDVYTTKEWARDPSGNYINVGGKPIKNPYNTQIGYGDPNYSFGFINDFTWKDFVLGINIDGRIGGLMYDYIWDKMFDTGSNPETDNQFRYNQVVNKDNTYTAPGVKIASGKASYDKYGNLISDTRTYAPNDVPIGYQTYARNFRDGHYGIMSESFVKLRQVSIGYNLPKNAIKSVRGLRSASVSVTGQNLLLITKFKFSDPDIDTEDLNAPSQRMVGFNIKLGF from the coding sequence ATGAAAAAAAGCGTTTACGTAAAAAAGTGGCCGGGAAGGCTGCTTAAAAAACTGTTGTTTATGAAATTATGCATTGCCCTGGTGCTTATCACCGCTTCGCAGGTGGCAGCACGCACGGGTTACAGCCAGGAGTCCATCAGTTTAAAAATGGAAGATGCCTCATTGTCTGCAGTTTTAAAAACGATCCAGAAAAAGAGCGATTACCGGTTTGTGTACAGCAATAAAGTTGTTGATGATATTGGTACTATAAATATCAAAGTAGTAAATACCCCTGTATTAGATCTGGTATCGAGGATCTTAAATGGCTCCGCGCTGGAGTTTCAGCAGATGGACAATAAATTAATTGTAATACGCGAGAAAGCCGGGGAAAGAAAAAATATTATGGTGAAGGGTGTTGTCACCAATGCCAAAGGAGAACCCGTTGCCGGAGCCACAGTATCGTCAAACAAAGGAAAAGCCACTATCACAAATGATGCCGGAGCCTATAGCATCGAAGTAAGCGAGTTTGATGAGCTTACCTTTAGTTACGTAGGCTATACTACCCAGGTTATAAAGGTGAACAGCCAGGGAACTATTAATGTGATTTTGCAGGAAGCCAACCGGGCCCTGGAAGAAGTGGTGGTAACTGCTTTGGGTATTAAACGCCAGGAGAAAGCATTGGGTTACGCCACACAAAAAGTGGGCGGCAGTGCCGTTCAGGCTGTAAAAACCGTTGACCTGGGAACATCTTTAACGGGACAGGTTTCCGGTTTGGTTGTAAAAAATACGACAGAATTCAATAAAACACCCGGCATCCAGTTAAGAGGAGAAACACCATTGCTCGTAATCAACGGCGTACCTTATGGTAATATGTCGCTAAGGGATGTTCCTGCAGATGACATAGAAACTATCGATGTGTTAAAAGGTGCTACTGCATCCGCATTATACGGAAGCAGGGGTGGCGCGGGAGCCATTATGATCACTACAAAATCTGGCAAGGGAAAAGGGTTTGCTATTGACGTAAACAGCAACAATATGTTCACGCTGGGCTATACGGCGATTCCCAAAGTTCAAACCTCGTACGGACATGGGCTTGACGGAAAGATAGCCACCGACTATGTATGGGGGCCTAAATTAGATAGGGGTGACAGCGCCCTGCAATGGAATCCTGTTACCAAGCAAAGTCAGATGATGCCCTTAGTTTCCAGCGGCCGCGATAATCTGAAGAACTTTTTGCAGACAGGTGTCATCAGCAATAATAATATCAGTGTTACACAAAGCGGAGACAATGGCTTTTTCAGGGCAGGCCTGAACTATATTTACAATAAAGGGGAATGGCCGAATGCCAGGCTTCAGATAATAAACTACACCATGAGCGGGCAGATGAAACTCGGCAAAAAATTTGACCTGTCGGCTTCAATGGGTTATACCTGGCAACAATCACCGCAAAACGTTGGGGGTGGCTATGATAATCAGGGATATTTATATCAAATGCTGATGTGGACGGGCCCCGACTACGATATAAGGCAATACAGGGATTATTGGGTAACCCCTAACCTGAAACAAAACTGGTTGTATGATGCCTGGTACGACAATCCCTGGCTAATCGCTTACGAAAAACTGCTTTCCAACCAAAATAACAAACTAAATTCCAGCCTTACCGCAAACTACAGCTTTACTCCACATCTTAAGTTGATGTTTAGAACGGGCTATGATTATTATAGTAACGAGACGACACAGCGGAATCCTGCGAACGTTAACTCTGACAGAGGCGGCTTTAGTACATCCGGCTTGTTCAGGGACAATTTGGCCTGGGGCTTTAGTACCAACAACGACCTGATATTAACCTATGACAGAAACTTCGGCAAATTTGGACTAAATGCTTTGGCTGGCGGAAGCGTTTATTACTACGAAGATAGGATGCAAGGCGCCGCTACTGCTAACGGGTTAAGTATTCCGGGCTGGTACTCACTGGCGAACGCAGCTCCTTCTACCGCGGTAGGTGTAAACTCAATAAATAACAGCTACTCATTCTATCGAAAACAAACCAATGGCGCTTACGGGAAGGCTTCATTTTCTTACGACAATGGCGTTTACCTGGATATCACCGGAAGAAATGACTGGGCCTCCACACAACAGGCATCGCAGCGTTCCTACTTCTATCCATCTGCCGGTCTGAGCTTTATTCTTTCCAGATATCTGAAGTTGCCTGATTGGGTGGATCTTTTAAAACTCAGGGGATCATGGACAATCAGTAAAAATGTGCTGGATGTTTATAGTACGAACCGCAGCTTCTCCTCGGGCACCAGCTTTGGGCTGATATCTAACAGTTACCCGTCTAACCTGCTGGGAGAAAGCCTGTTGCCAAGCACCAACAGAACCTGGGAAACAGGGATTGCTTCCTATTTGTTTAAAAGCCGTCTGCATGTTGACGCAACCTATTTTGCAAAGCTGTATTACAACCGGCAGGTTTCCGCATCGGTTTCCGGTGCTTCAGGATTTACGTCAACCCTCGTAAATACAAATGAAACTTATGCAAGGCGCGGCATGGAAATAACCGTCGATGGAGACGCCATAAAAACCGGGAAATTCAAATGGCACTCCACTATAAACTGGTCTTATGATCATAAGTACTGGGTAAACCTGGATTCAGTATATACTACGGATGACAATTGGCACAAAAAAAATATTCGCCTTGATGTATATACCACCAAAGAATGGGCCCGTGACCCCAGCGGCAATTACATAAACGTAGGGGGAAAACCGATTAAAAATCCTTATAATACCCAGATAGGCTATGGAGATCCCAATTACTCATTTGGTTTTATTAATGATTTTACATGGAAGGATTTTGTTCTCGGCATTAACATTGACGGCCGGATCGGAGGCCTGATGTATGATTATATCTGGGATAAAATGTTTGATACCGGGTCCAACCCAGAAACAGATAACCAGTTCCGTTATAACCAGGTTGTAAATAAAGACAACACCTACACTGCTCCGGGAGTAAAAATAGCATCAGGAAAAGCCAGCTATGATAAATATGGCAACCTCATCAGCGACACCCGTACGTACGCACCTAACGATGTGCCCATCGGATACCAGACCTACGCACGGAACTTCAGAGACGGCCATTATGGTATTATGAGTGAATCCTTTGTGAAGCTGCGCCAGGTATCTATCGGATATAACCTCCCGAAAAATGCAATAAAATCTGTTCGCGGGCTGAGATCTGCATCCGTATCTGTAACAGGACAAAATCTATTGTTAATTACCAAGTTTAAATTTTCTGATCCAGACATAGATACAGAAGATCTGAATGCACCATCACAGAGAATGGTCGGCTTTAACATTAAACTTGGATTTTAA